The DNA window TAATGCCGCTATGGACAATGATCAAGAACTAGCTGCAAAAGTCGATGGCATTGACGTTATTGTTGGCGGACATAGCCATACACAATTAAATGTTCCTGTAGTTATAGACAAAGATGAAACTGGTGCAACGAAAGACAAAACAATTATTGTACAAGCATATCAGTATGCAGATTATCTTGGTACTTTAGATGTTGAATTCGATAAAAATGGTGTCGTAGTAGGACATGCAGGAAAGTTAATTGAGACAAAAGCTAAAGCAGAAGATGCTGATGCAGTTAAGCTCTTAAAACCTTATAAGGATCAAATCGAAGCTGTAAATAAAAAAGAAATTGGAGTAACACTTGATAAAGCACTTTTAAGTCCAAGAACATCGGATAAAGATTATGTACCGGGAACAAGTGTAAGAGTTAGTGAAACTATTCTAGGGAATTTAATTACAGATGGTATGCTTGCAAAAGCGCAAGAATATGTAAAAGGCAAAAATGTAATCATGGCATTCCAAAATGGTGGAGGAATTCGGGCTGCTATTGATGCCGGTCCAATCACAGTAGGTGAAGTAATTACAGTACTTCCGTTTGGTAACACATTAGCAACAATGGAAGTAACAGGTGCAGAGCTTAAAGAAGCATTCGAAATTAGTGTGAGTCAATATCCAAAAGAAAATGGAGGCTTCTTACACGTTTCAGGTGCAAAAGTAGAATTCGATTCATCTAAAAAAGGAAGAATTGTAGATAACAAAGGTGTTGTCACACAAGAAGGAGAACGTGTCGTTTCAATTTCATATAAAAGCGGAAATGATTCGTACACTGAAATAGACTTAGAAGACGATGAAACGAAATACACAATCGCAACAAACGCATTCACTGCAAAAGGTGGCGACGGTTATACAGTACTTGCAAAAGCATATACAGAAGGTCGTGTAACAGACCTCGGTTTATCAGATTGGGAAAACCTTAAAGACCACTTAATTGCTGTGAAAAATGATATCCCGACCGAAATAGAAGGACGTATCGTAGACGTTAAAGCTCCAACAGAACCAGTAATAGTGGAAGATCCAGGTACAACTCCAGCACCAGTTCCAACAACTGCACCACCACTTTATAACTCTAACCCAGAGAAATTAGGAGTTTCTCAAGTAGCTCGCTATGACAGTGGTCAAGGATCAACGGGAACAGAGATATTGGCATTTGATAAAAATTCTAAAAAAGCTTTTGTTACAAATGGAGCAATTGGTGGGTTTGATATCCTAACTTTTGCAGATGTAAAATCTGGAGAGTTTAAACAAGTTGATTCTACTAAACGTGTTGTTATTGAGGATTACGGAATCCCAGGAGTTAAGAACATTACAAGTATCGCTTCTCATCCAACAGCAGATTTAATTGCCATTGCTGCATATGGAGAAAAAACAGACCCTGGTTATATCGTGTTTGCAACGAAAGACGGAAAATATGTGAAACATGTTAAAGTTGGAGCACTACCAGACATGGTGACATTCACTCCAGACGGAACAAAAGCAATTGTTGCAAATGAAGGTGAGCCAAATATGGATACAACTATTGATCCAAAAGGTTCTATTTCAGTTATTGATGTAACATCATTAACTGCAACAACACTTAATTTTACAGAGGCTATGTTGGATGAAAACGTTCGTACTTCTTATAAAGGGGCTTCCATCCTAGAGCAACTAGAACCTGAATACGTAACGGTTTCAGAGGATAGCAAAACTGCTTATGTCACTTTACAAGAAAACAATGCAATTGCGACAGTGGATCTCGTAAATAACGAAATTTTACATGTAAAAGGTCTTGGAGTTATTGACCATTCTATAGAAGGAAATGAAATGGATGCAAATAAAGATGACAAAAAAGCTGACATCTTAAAACAACCAATTCTTACTTTCCATATGCCAGATGCGGTTGATACATTCACGGTGGCTGATAAAACCTATATCATTACACCAAACGAAGGTGATTCTCGTGATTATGCTGATGACGGTGGATACTCAGAAGTAGAAGAATTAGGAAAGTTAGAATTGCCGATTAAATTAAAAGCTGCTAATTACAAAAACTACACGCAATCAGAATTAGACGCATTTGACTTAACAACTTTAGCTGGCTATAAAGTAACGATTGAAAATGGATTAAACGAAGAAGGCACAGAATATGACGCAATCTATGGTTATGGTGGCCGTAGCTTCTCTATTTTTGATGCAGCATCAATGAAGCAGGTATTCGACAGTGGTAGTGAGTTTGAACAAATTATTGCTGAAAAAACTCCACAATATTTCAACACTAGTCACGATGCGGTTAAAGTAGATAATCGAAGTGATGATAAAGGACCAGAGCCAGAAACAGCAGTTGTTGGTGAAGTCGATGGAAAAATGTATGCATTTATTGCTCTAGAGCGATACAGCGGAATTATGGTTTATGATTTAACAAATGTAGCAGCACCTGAATTTGTTACATTGATTTCAAGCCGCGACTTCTCTCTTGATGCTGCTGGCGATGTTTCTCCTGAAGGATTACAATTTATCCCGGCTTCTGAAAGCCCTACTGGTAAGGCTCTATTAGCTGCAACGCATGAAGTTTCTGGAACAGTTGCAGTTTATGAATTTGGAGTTGGTGCAGTTGATATTCCTGCTGAAAACTTCTCTGGTACAGTTGATGCACCAAAAGTCTATGAGGGGAACGTTACAGTATCTGTTACAGATGCTGAAAAACTTGAACATGCAGTTATTAAAGGAAACTTGATACTGACTGGTACCCAAAAAGATACGTTCTCAATTACAAACATTGTAGTTAAAGGAAATGTAGATCTTTCAGGACTTAACGGAAAAGATTTTAACTTTAATGGATTGAACGTAGATGGAGAAATAAATCTTTAATTATTTTATGCAAAGCCTTCTACCTAAGGTTTGAAGGCTTTGTTAAATCGTTTGTTTTGCTAAAAATCCCTAACTAAAAAGGAGAATTATTTAGATGAGTAAAAGGAATTGGAAAAAGCCAATAAATGCTTTTCTATCTGCTAGTTTAATAGCAAGTCTAGTACTGCCAGCGATGCCAACAAAAGCTGTAGCTGCTACAAGTGCAACCGATTTGATTATTTCGGAGTATATTGAGGGTGGAAATTTTAATAAGGCTATTGAACTTTACAACGGGACAGGAAAAGCTGTTGATTTAAGTGCCTACTCTTTAGAAGGTTATATGAATGGTAACGCTTCTTCACCATTAAAAGTAAATCTAACAGGTTCATTAGATCACGGGAAAACCTATGTTATTAATCATAAAGATGCACATGCTGATATTAAAAGTAAAGGTAATCAAGTAGATTCAAACGTAATTAATTTTAACGGCGATGATGCAATCGTTCTAAAAAAAGCAAATGAAGTCGTTGATTCCTTTGGACAAGTAGGTGTAGACCCTGGGACTTCATGGGGAACAACTATAAAAACAGCCGACTTTACACTTGTTAGAAAAAGTTCTATTACATCTGGTGATACGAATCCTAATGATGCATTTGATCCAGCTACAGAATGGATTGGTTATCCAAAAGATACGTTAACTTATATTGGCTCCCACGATATGGACGGCTCAACAGATCCAGATCCAACTGATCCAGTAGCAGTAACTTCAGCTACAATCACTGGAACGGCTAAAGTAGGAGAAACTTTAACTGCTTCAGCAAATGAAGGAGCAACAAATGTAAAGTATCAATGGCAAGTAGCTGATACAGCAGAAGGCACTTACACAAATATTGATGGAGCTACAAATGCAACATTAGTATTAGCTGCAGAACAAGAAAGTAAATTTATCAAAGTTACCATTAGTGGTGACGAGGAGTCATCTATTACAAGTGAAGCAACAGGACAAGTAGCTGCAGCAGATCCAGAAACACCTGTTGAAGTAATGTCAATCGCTGATGCACGTGCGCAGAAAACTGGTGAAGTAACGGTAAAAGGTATCGTAACAGCGAAATTAAAAAACACGATTCATATTCAAGATGAATCAGCAGCAATTGCAGTTCGTCCAACATCTCTCAATGTTCAACTTGGTGATGAAATTACGGTTGACGGTTCATTAGGTGAATATAATGGTTTATTGCAACTAACAGGAACACTGGTGGGTACCCCAGTATCAAAAACAGTGCCAAATCCAGAAGTACTTACTGGTGCACAACTTAACGAAACGAACGAATCAAAGTTAGCAACAGTAAATAATGTAACAATTTCAGGAGCATCTCAGAACTATACAGGTACGGATGCAGCTGGTACTACATTTACTGTTCGTGATGAGAATAGTAACTTAGGATTAGTAGCTGGTTCAACATACGAGTCAATCACAGGTATCGTTCAAGAGTTTAATGGGACTTATCAAATCATTCCACGCTCTACTCAAGATATCGTGGAGGATAGCTCCGTAATAAAACCAGCAGTTGCAACTCCAGGTAGTGGAACATTTGTTGGAAGTACAACTGTAACATTATCTACAACTACAGCAGGTGCTGAGATTTATTTCACGCTAAATGGTTCGGAACCAACTGTAGAGAGTACTAAATACGTGAATCCAATTGAAATTAAAGAAAACACAACAGTTATGGCAATCGTGAAAACTCAAGAAGGTACATTAAGTGAAGTATCAACATTTGACTATACAATCACAGATAGCCTACAAATCCACGACATTCAAGGGGCTAACCACAAATCATCATTTGACGGTCAAACTGTAGAAAATATACAAGGTGTTGTAACATATTCTTTCAAACTAGGTACTGCAAATTACTACCATATACAAACACCAGACGCACTTGCTGATACTGATGCAAAAACGTCTGAAGCAATTTTACTTTACAGTGGAAATAATGCTTGGCCTATTCAAGTAGGGGATTTAGTATCCGTTACTGGTAAAGTAAGTGAGTATGTTTATGATGGATATGCTGGTAACGAACGTCAATTAACTGATATGAAAACAACGCAAATCAATGTTCGTAATGATCAAGGTGGAAAAGTGGAAGTCGTTCAAACAGGTGTTGAATTGCCAAAACCAATCATTATTGACGAAACTAACCTACCTACTCAATCTATTGACAGTGATCAACTAGCACAATTTAACCCAGAGGTAGACGCACTTGATTTCTGGGAAAGTATTGAAGGAATGCGTGTAGAAGTTGGAAATGTGAAAGCAGTTGCTCCACAAGAGCACGGAGATATAGTAACAGTTCTTGAAAGCAAACATACAAATTCTTTACAAGGTGGAATTTTGCTAGAAAAAGATAACCAAAACGCAGATCGTATTCAATTCCGTTTAGAGCCAAACAATACAGCGCGTAATTTTGAAGTGGCGACTGGTGATAAATTTACAGGGACGATCAATGGAGTAGTTGGTTATTCATTCCAAAACTATAAAATTTACGTTTCTTTAGATGAGATGACCCAAAAGCATTCAAAAGGAACAGCAAAACCAGAACAAACAAAGATTGTTAAAGAAGATGACAAATTAACGATTGCTTCTTATAACTTAGAAAATTTCTCAAATAACACACAGTCAACGACAGTTGATAAAGCAAAAAAATTAGCAAGAGCTATTGCAAAAGATATGCAAGGTCCTGATATTGTTGGAGTGACTGAAGTTCAAGATAATAATGGTCAAGATGCTGGTGATTCAAAAGCAAACCAAAGTTATCAAAGGCTAATCACTGAGATTGAAAATGCAGGCGGGCCGAAATATGAGTATTTGAATATCGACCCAGTGAACAACCAAGACGGTGGTGCACCTAATGCTAATATCCGTGTGGGCTTCTTATACAATCCTGAACGTGTATCTTTACCAGAAGGAATTAATGCTGGAAATGCAACAGAAGCAGTTGGTTACGAAAATGGGAAGTTAACGTTAAACCCTGGCCGTATCGATCCAACAAATGCTGCATTCAATAGCAGTCGTAAACCATTAGCAGCACAATTTGAATTCCAAGGTGAAAGCGTTGTTGTTATTGCGAACCATTGGAACTCAAAAAATGGAGACACTCCATTATTCGGTTCACAACAACCTCCTGTCTATGGAAGTGAAACACAACGTAAAGAAATTGCAAACTTAGTGTCTAATTTTGTTAAGGACATTAAAACAAAAAATCCAGATGCGAACGTTGTATCTCTTGGTGACTTTAATGACTTCCAATTCTCTGAAGCATTAAAAATCCACGAAGGCGATCACATGACAAATATGATCAACAAAGTAGAAACGTCTGATCGTTACACATATGTATTCCAAGGTAATTCTCAAGTACTAGATCATATTTTAGTATCAAACAACTTAGCAGCTAAAACAAAAATTGATATTCTTCATGTCAATGCTGACTTTACAGATATGGCAGGACGTGCAAGTGACCATGACCCAGTAATGGTTCAAATCGATTTACTTGCTGGCGATGTTGTTGCACCGATTGAAGCTGAAAAAGTATACAACTTAAAAGGCTTCGCAACAAAAAAATTAAACCTGGCATCTCCAAGTATTGCAGTATCTGTAGATGAAACTTCTATCATTTCAGAAGGAGTTTTCGTAAAAGGAGAATACGCTGAGCTTACAGGTGCTGGATTCAAAGACCTAACTGTGACGATTAATCCAAACAAAGCAGGTGCAATTGTCGACTTCAAAGGCACTGAAGTAAAAGAAGTTATTATTGATGGAACAAATGTAAAAGAAATCCGCGGTGCGGAAAATATCAAGAGCATTAAGTTCATCAACGGTGCAAGTGCAGAAACAATTAAAATTACAAATGTGGAAGGGGACCTCATTGAGGTTCCTTCTTTACCTAATGGCAACAAAGCACCTATAGTGAAAAAAGAGATACCTAACGCAACGATTAAAGCTGGAGAATCCATTTCTATCATATTAACAGATCATTTCTCTGATCCTGAAAATGATAAGCTGACTTTTACTTCTACTAAAGGAACAATCAATTACGCAACTTCAACATTAACGCTGAATCTAGAAGCAGGTGACCACATCGTAGGTGTTACAGCAAACGATGGAAAAAACAGTGTAACTTCAAGGTTTACTGTTAAAGTTACAGCGGAATCAGGCTCAACGGATGCCTATTACCAAACAGCAATCGGCAAAGAAGGTTTAGCGTTAAAAGTTGCTTTACATGAAATTATCGATGACCATAAACAACTTACATACGACGGAGCATGGGAAGCATTGAAAGAAACGGATGAAGATCCTAATAATAAGAGCAATGTTATTTTGTTCTATTCTGGAATTTCTCGTTCTAAAAGTTTAAATGGTGGAGATGTGGGAGATTGGAACCGTGAACACACTTGGGCTAAATCACACGGAAACTTCGGCACGAGCATGGGGCCGGGAACCGATATTCATCACCTTCGTCCAACAGACGTTACAATCAATAGCACTCGAGGTAATTTAGACTTCGATAATGGTGGCAGCCCTGTGAAAAATTGTAATGGATGTTATAAAACATCGAATTCATTTGAACCACCAAATCGTGTAAAAGGCGATGTAGCACGTATCCTGTTCTACATGGCAACTCGCTATGAACAAGGTGATCGAGTAGATTTAGAATTAAACGAAAAGCTAAATAATGGAACAAACCCATACCATGGAAAGCTTTCAATTTTACTAAAATGGAACGAACTGGACCCAGTGGATGATTTCGAAAGAAACAGAAACAACGTCATTCAAAAATGGCAAGGGAACCGCAACCCATTCATCGACCATCCAGAGTGGGCAAACGTTATTTGGAAGAAGTGATACACTCAACTGCGTGTTAGTCATCCATACTATTACTAAACTATTGATATTTAGAATTTCATGATCAATTTTGATAATTTGTGTGGGTGACTGGTACCTTGGCTTAGCAGCAGAGCTAGGCATCATTAGCGGAAAAGACGAAAATGGCAAAACTGTTTTCGCACCGAAAGACAACGCAACACGTGCACAAGCGGCAAAAATGCTTTATTTCTTAATAGAAACATTTTAATAGGTAGATAGCTTGTGTAAATGAATAAATAGCAAAAAACCTCCTTCTGTCTCTTTAGACTCAAGGGGGTTTTTTCATATAGGCTAATTTAATGGAAAATTTTGCACAAAAATAGAGAATTATATGTTAATATAAAATGGTATAGTCAATTATCATCATATTATTGGGGAAATAAGGAGGAAGTTTAATGAAAAAAAATACAAAAATGGCTCAAAAACTATTCAAAGCCGCTCTTGCTACTTCAGTTGCAACTGGTGCTATGGTAGTGCTTGCTCCAGTAAATTCAGATGCAGCAACTACTAGTTTCAAAGACCTTAAGTCTACTAGCGATCACTATCAAACTGTACTAGATTTAGCTGCAAAAGGAATCATTCAAGGATATGCAGATGGTACTTTCAAGCCAGACAATACAGTTACACGTGGACAAGCAGCTAAAATTATCGCGCTTGCTATTGGATTAGAAACAAAAGATGTCAAAAATCCCGGTTTCAAAGATATTAAAACAGATAACCAATATTATGGTCCAATCGCTGCACTTGTTCAGGCTGGTATTATCACTGGATTTGAAGACAATACATATCGCCCTGGTGATACATTGACACGTGGTCAAATGGCGAAAATTATTGCTTTAGCGTTTGATCTTCCAGAAGAACAAACAATCAGTAACTCTTTCAAAGATGTAAAAGAAACACATTGGTTCAAAGGATATGTTCAAACACTAGTAACTCACAACATCACGAAAGGAACGACTGCAACAACTTTCGATCCAGGCGCTGCGGTTAAACGTGGGCAATTAGCTTCTTTCGTTGTTCGTGCTGAAAAAGCAATAGACACTGGAGAGGTAGTTGTAAGTTTGAAAGAAGGTTCAATCGAGCTTGCTTCTGGCACATATACACTTTCTGCTGATCTACAAAAAGTATTAAATGTAGCAAATGCGGACGCTTTAGCTGGTGCAAAACTAAAATTCACAGCGAAAGATGGAGCAATCACTTCTATTGAATCATTAAATATTACAAAAGACAAAGTTACACTTGATGGTGCTGGTGCATCAGTAGCGGGCAATGTAGTAGTTAGTGGAGATTCAGTTATCCTTAAAAACCTTACAGTTACAGGTGACTTGAAACTTGGAAATGAAGTAAAAACTAGCTTTACAGCTGAAAAAGTGACAGTTAAAGGAAAAACAACTGTATCTAATAAAAAAGCATTAGTAGCAAGCTTAGACAATCAATTCCTTGCTGCAGTAGCAAATGGTACAAGTATTACTTTCAATAACTCTACTTTAAATGATGTAGACATTGCACAATCAGGCGCGAAGCTTGAGCTTAAAGGTACAGGTACTGTGAAAAATGTAACCGTAACGACAGATGCTTCTGTGACAGCTGCTTCAGGAATTACAATTTCAAAACTTGCAATTGCTGCTGGAGTAAAAGATGTAAGTGTTAATGCGAATGTTACAACATTAGACGTAAAAAATACTTCTACAAAAATAACACTTAGCGCAACAACTAAAATAACAAACCTTGTATTACCAGCTGGTGTAAAAGCTTCAGATGTTATCACAAACTATGAAGCAGTAAAAGCTAACATCTCTCAAATCGGTGGAGTAAAAAATCCTGACTCATCAGCATTAACACCACCAGCAGGCGGCGGCGGTGGTGGTGGTTCAACTGGCGGCGGTGGTGGCGGTACAGTTACACCCCCTACTCAAACAGCTCAACAAAAATTAGATGCAGCAATTCTTGAAGGACTTACTTCAGCTGATACTAAAGATGACACAATATCAATAGTGCCTAATGGGAATACTTTTAACGTCACAATTGATGTTAATAGTACTTTTGCAAACTTTACAGGGTTAGCGAGAAGTATCCATGGTAAGTATTCTCCAATTGCTACATTAAAAAGTATTACAATACCATACGAAGGTGTAGATATAGTAAAAACTTTCACTACTAATGTTCCTTTTGATACTGCAGTAGAAGAAGCACTGGAAGATATTAATGCACTTACTACAAATACCGACATTACATTAGGATCACCACTAAGCCTGCTTAAAGGTAAAACTATTAGCTTTACTGTAGCTGGAACATTTGACAATGAACCTGTAAATGGTACTTACACATTTGTATTTGCGAAATAAGTAAGTGCCAGTTACTCATACAATTAAAAAACTCTTATGTCCTTTGGGGCATAAGAGTTTTTTGTGTTTCTTCGAGTGCCAGTCACTCACACAATACGCCCGAAGTAAGCATAACCCCCAACGAACTAAGAATAAGTCACTGAATCCAACATAACCCTCAACGAACTAATCATAACCATCTTCGAATCCAACATAACTCTCAACGAACTCAGCATAACCATCTCCGAACTTAGCAAAATCACCCCACTCCCCACAAAACTAATACATAAGTACTAAAAACCAAATAACCAAACCAGTAAAATTTATTAACTAATATCCTATTTTTCCAATTTTAGCTACTCATTCGACATGCTTCATGCTAAACTTATGCTAAGATTAAGTAAAAAGGGGAATTCCATGAAAAAGAGAAGAAGGCTAAAAATATTTTTGTTAACAGCTTTAATCATTATTATTGGGGCAGGAAGCTATTTACTATATGAATTTAAATTTAAAAAATATGACGTTGCCGATGAAGCGGTAACAGAGATTATGGCAGATCCTTACACAGTGGAGTTACCGGATGGAAGTAAGATTACAATCGATGAAAATGGAAAAGTTATAGAAGATAAAGCAACGGATACTAAGACAGTATCTGCAGGCCATTCAATAACGGGTAGTGTTGGACAAGCTAACGATCAAACACAATCTTCCAGTCAAACAAGTTCAACTGGATCAACTGATTCAACAACAGCCAACTCATCCACGACACCAACTGTCGGTTCGATTAAAGAAAAATACATACCTGCCCTTCAAGGTTTAGAAGCCCAAGCAGACTCGAAAATAAACGCACTTGTCGGCCGTGCAAAGGGCGAATATCAGGACAAGAAAGCAAACGGAGAAAGTATCAATTTCGGATACTTCTACAATAAGTACATGGCTGCTGCAAAAGATTTAGAAACAAGCACGGATGCTGTATTTTATGGCGTACTAGCAGCAGTAGAAAAAGACCTAGTAGCAAACGGTTTTGATAAATCGTACGCAAAAAGCTTCAAAGAAGAATACGAAGCGACGAAAAAAGCAAGAAGAGATAGTTTATTAAACAAGGCCCTTGGCAAATAATTAAAATACAAAAAAATCCGCTAGGACTCACTTTACAGAGGGATCCCGACGGATTTTTTGTATCCATTCCATAAAAACTAAAACACCTAAAAACGTAATAGCCCCGCACATATCAAGAAAAACATCATGCCACGTAGGAGTCCGGCCTCCCGTAAGCAACTGTCGATACTCATCCGTACAAGCAATGATAAAAGTGGACAAACCAGCAAGCAATACTCGGAATCTCTTCTTTGGTAAAACGAAATAAACGGCAACTGCGACAAAACCAAAAAGAAAGAAATGTGCACCTTTCCGAATAATAAACTCCAAAAATCGATAATATCCACGCTGCTCAATAGAAACTGTTTTTCCCCAATAAGGTATTTCCAGCTTCGCTAACTGCGTTTCCAATGGCTTATATGGTAGCATTTCCTGAAGTGTAGGTATAAGAGATT is part of the Psychrobacillus sp. FSL H8-0483 genome and encodes:
- a CDS encoding S-layer homology domain-containing protein; this encodes MKKNTKMAQKLFKAALATSVATGAMVVLAPVNSDAATTSFKDLKSTSDHYQTVLDLAAKGIIQGYADGTFKPDNTVTRGQAAKIIALAIGLETKDVKNPGFKDIKTDNQYYGPIAALVQAGIITGFEDNTYRPGDTLTRGQMAKIIALAFDLPEEQTISNSFKDVKETHWFKGYVQTLVTHNITKGTTATTFDPGAAVKRGQLASFVVRAEKAIDTGEVVVSLKEGSIELASGTYTLSADLQKVLNVANADALAGAKLKFTAKDGAITSIESLNITKDKVTLDGAGASVAGNVVVSGDSVILKNLTVTGDLKLGNEVKTSFTAEKVTVKGKTTVSNKKALVASLDNQFLAAVANGTSITFNNSTLNDVDIAQSGAKLELKGTGTVKNVTVTTDASVTAASGITISKLAIAAGVKDVSVNANVTTLDVKNTSTKITLSATTKITNLVLPAGVKASDVITNYEAVKANISQIGGVKNPDSSALTPPAGGGGGGGSTGGGGGGTVTPPTQTAQQKLDAAILEGLTSADTKDDTISIVPNGNTFNVTIDVNSTFANFTGLARSIHGKYSPIATLKSITIPYEGVDIVKTFTTNVPFDTAVEEALEDINALTTNTDITLGSPLSLLKGKTISFTVAGTFDNEPVNGTYTFVFAK
- a CDS encoding S-layer homology domain-containing protein; protein product: MGDWYLGLAAELGIISGKDENGKTVFAPKDNATRAQAAKMLYFLIETF
- a CDS encoding choice-of-anchor I family protein is translated as MKESKKLRQKTYKAVLATTLAAGTLVAAVPSSINVAEAQGISFTDVKEHQHFYESVKDLTSRGIISGYEDGTFKPGENISRAHAAKIISLALGLDTKNVKDPGFKDVSKNNPYFGHIAALVDAGIIKGYEDQTFKPNGNLTRAHIAQMLVVGFDLEEEKLSNLPFKDINDKQWFANYIQTLYKYEITTGKTATTFEPNAHVTRGQVASFINRAEAAAKQQAVEVIDISKNELKLSTGTYAVNTSLQNIFNESNLAVLKGAKVKYTVKNNEITEVSSIEIKESGTANSNLVLDGKGSNFAGNLTVNGDFVSVKNLTINNDLIIGNAVKNSFLGDAITVIGKTIISENAVAKNNNIASLTPVAAIAPSSTVFNNSKLGTVELSKAGSVLEAKGTTSAKTINVGSNVEIKADKTITLPEVKLLAGATQVTINANVSKLNVDSKGTKLTLGTGTKVGNISLPAGTDAKDVIQNYDKVKANVENINGKSNPDAKPVTPPSNGDGNSGNDDNDNENNPSPKPDDENFNLSIMHVNDIHANTDKAPKLVTAVKEVRSVKPDALLLNAGDVFSGTLYFNEFLGKADLEFMNLMKVDAMTFGNHEFDLGSSPEGHQALVDFIKAAKFPLVSANVDFSKDDKFTGLFNTKIPTTPENGNIYTGIVKEVNGEKVGIFGLTTAETKDIASPGKITFSNYIEDAEKMVAEFEAMGINKIVALTHIGFDDNAAMDNDQELAAKVDGIDVIVGGHSHTQLNVPVVIDKDETGATKDKTIIVQAYQYADYLGTLDVEFDKNGVVVGHAGKLIETKAKAEDADAVKLLKPYKDQIEAVNKKEIGVTLDKALLSPRTSDKDYVPGTSVRVSETILGNLITDGMLAKAQEYVKGKNVIMAFQNGGGIRAAIDAGPITVGEVITVLPFGNTLATMEVTGAELKEAFEISVSQYPKENGGFLHVSGAKVEFDSSKKGRIVDNKGVVTQEGERVVSISYKSGNDSYTEIDLEDDETKYTIATNAFTAKGGDGYTVLAKAYTEGRVTDLGLSDWENLKDHLIAVKNDIPTEIEGRIVDVKAPTEPVIVEDPGTTPAPVPTTAPPLYNSNPEKLGVSQVARYDSGQGSTGTEILAFDKNSKKAFVTNGAIGGFDILTFADVKSGEFKQVDSTKRVVIEDYGIPGVKNITSIASHPTADLIAIAAYGEKTDPGYIVFATKDGKYVKHVKVGALPDMVTFTPDGTKAIVANEGEPNMDTTIDPKGSISVIDVTSLTATTLNFTEAMLDENVRTSYKGASILEQLEPEYVTVSEDSKTAYVTLQENNAIATVDLVNNEILHVKGLGVIDHSIEGNEMDANKDDKKADILKQPILTFHMPDAVDTFTVADKTYIITPNEGDSRDYADDGGYSEVEELGKLELPIKLKAANYKNYTQSELDAFDLTTLAGYKVTIENGLNEEGTEYDAIYGYGGRSFSIFDAASMKQVFDSGSEFEQIIAEKTPQYFNTSHDAVKVDNRSDDKGPEPETAVVGEVDGKMYAFIALERYSGIMVYDLTNVAAPEFVTLISSRDFSLDAAGDVSPEGLQFIPASESPTGKALLAATHEVSGTVAVYEFGVGAVDIPAENFSGTVDAPKVYEGNVTVSVTDAEKLEHAVIKGNLILTGTQKDTFSITNIVVKGNVDLSGLNGKDFNFNGLNVDGEINL
- a CDS encoding endonuclease encodes the protein MSKRNWKKPINAFLSASLIASLVLPAMPTKAVAATSATDLIISEYIEGGNFNKAIELYNGTGKAVDLSAYSLEGYMNGNASSPLKVNLTGSLDHGKTYVINHKDAHADIKSKGNQVDSNVINFNGDDAIVLKKANEVVDSFGQVGVDPGTSWGTTIKTADFTLVRKSSITSGDTNPNDAFDPATEWIGYPKDTLTYIGSHDMDGSTDPDPTDPVAVTSATITGTAKVGETLTASANEGATNVKYQWQVADTAEGTYTNIDGATNATLVLAAEQESKFIKVTISGDEESSITSEATGQVAAADPETPVEVMSIADARAQKTGEVTVKGIVTAKLKNTIHIQDESAAIAVRPTSLNVQLGDEITVDGSLGEYNGLLQLTGTLVGTPVSKTVPNPEVLTGAQLNETNESKLATVNNVTISGASQNYTGTDAAGTTFTVRDENSNLGLVAGSTYESITGIVQEFNGTYQIIPRSTQDIVEDSSVIKPAVATPGSGTFVGSTTVTLSTTTAGAEIYFTLNGSEPTVESTKYVNPIEIKENTTVMAIVKTQEGTLSEVSTFDYTITDSLQIHDIQGANHKSSFDGQTVENIQGVVTYSFKLGTANYYHIQTPDALADTDAKTSEAILLYSGNNAWPIQVGDLVSVTGKVSEYVYDGYAGNERQLTDMKTTQINVRNDQGGKVEVVQTGVELPKPIIIDETNLPTQSIDSDQLAQFNPEVDALDFWESIEGMRVEVGNVKAVAPQEHGDIVTVLESKHTNSLQGGILLEKDNQNADRIQFRLEPNNTARNFEVATGDKFTGTINGVVGYSFQNYKIYVSLDEMTQKHSKGTAKPEQTKIVKEDDKLTIASYNLENFSNNTQSTTVDKAKKLARAIAKDMQGPDIVGVTEVQDNNGQDAGDSKANQSYQRLITEIENAGGPKYEYLNIDPVNNQDGGAPNANIRVGFLYNPERVSLPEGINAGNATEAVGYENGKLTLNPGRIDPTNAAFNSSRKPLAAQFEFQGESVVVIANHWNSKNGDTPLFGSQQPPVYGSETQRKEIANLVSNFVKDIKTKNPDANVVSLGDFNDFQFSEALKIHEGDHMTNMINKVETSDRYTYVFQGNSQVLDHILVSNNLAAKTKIDILHVNADFTDMAGRASDHDPVMVQIDLLAGDVVAPIEAEKVYNLKGFATKKLNLASPSIAVSVDETSIISEGVFVKGEYAELTGAGFKDLTVTINPNKAGAIVDFKGTEVKEVIIDGTNVKEIRGAENIKSIKFINGASAETIKITNVEGDLIEVPSLPNGNKAPIVKKEIPNATIKAGESISIILTDHFSDPENDKLTFTSTKGTINYATSTLTLNLEAGDHIVGVTANDGKNSVTSRFTVKVTAESGSTDAYYQTAIGKEGLALKVALHEIIDDHKQLTYDGAWEALKETDEDPNNKSNVILFYSGISRSKSLNGGDVGDWNREHTWAKSHGNFGTSMGPGTDIHHLRPTDVTINSTRGNLDFDNGGSPVKNCNGCYKTSNSFEPPNRVKGDVARILFYMATRYEQGDRVDLELNEKLNNGTNPYHGKLSILLKWNELDPVDDFERNRNNVIQKWQGNRNPFIDHPEWANVIWKK